The Methylomusa anaerophila genome has a segment encoding these proteins:
- a CDS encoding ABC transporter substrate-binding protein: MKQKSKLKSKLLSLLLITLLTIILAGCGSQTADKNASGKSVDQKPIPVRFGVDAGTFSLQFHVAREKGFFAKHGIEPQISTYSFGIDTLNAALADQVDVGEAMDFAALSRFNTGDLRIISFIQTGKADKTKVVARDGINSPQDIKGKNFGVSKATVQEYIVSRYLDKNGYKEGEVNRVGLTSAAEIFAAFDRGDINLAFFSGTWLDKAVKVPGARIIGSQADIPFEARGFLVVKEKLLKEKPEAAKRILLALDEASQWINEHPEETGEIAFKAVKLPKEAVARDIKDITNEIRLTAEDVAQLKDVYEYAIKNKLIKGGFELKDKIVVDPLQQTFPQKLAYDPAK, encoded by the coding sequence ATGAAACAAAAAAGCAAATTGAAAAGCAAATTATTAAGCTTACTGTTAATTACGCTGTTAACGATTATCCTTGCCGGTTGTGGGAGCCAAACCGCCGATAAGAATGCATCCGGAAAATCTGTTGATCAAAAGCCAATACCTGTGCGGTTCGGGGTGGACGCAGGTACCTTTAGCCTGCAGTTCCATGTGGCCAGGGAAAAAGGTTTTTTTGCGAAACATGGCATAGAACCGCAGATAAGTACTTATTCTTTTGGTATTGATACTTTAAACGCGGCGCTGGCCGATCAGGTGGACGTAGGCGAAGCAATGGACTTTGCCGCTCTGTCCAGATTCAACACCGGCGACCTGCGGATCATCAGCTTTATCCAGACAGGTAAAGCTGATAAAACAAAAGTTGTCGCCCGGGATGGCATTAATTCCCCCCAGGACATAAAAGGCAAAAATTTCGGTGTTTCTAAAGCTACTGTGCAGGAGTACATCGTCTCCAGGTATTTGGACAAAAATGGATATAAAGAAGGGGAGGTAAATCGTGTCGGCTTGACTTCGGCGGCGGAAATATTCGCTGCCTTTGACCGGGGAGACATCAACCTTGCCTTCTTTAGCGGCACCTGGCTAGATAAAGCTGTAAAGGTCCCGGGAGCCAGGATTATAGGTTCACAGGCCGACATTCCCTTCGAAGCACGGGGCTTCCTGGTAGTCAAAGAAAAACTGTTAAAAGAAAAACCGGAAGCAGCCAAACGAATTCTTCTGGCCCTTGATGAAGCTTCCCAATGGATTAACGAACACCCGGAAGAGACAGGTGAAATTGCCTTTAAAGCTGTAAAGCTGCCTAAAGAGGCCGTAGCCAGGGATATTAAAGATATTACCAACGAAATCCGGTTAACTGCCGAAGACGTTGCCCAGTTGAAAGACGTTTATGAATATGCGATCAAAAACAAGCTGATTAAAGGTGGCTTTGAATTGAAAGACAAAATAGTGGTTGACCCCTTGCAACAGACTTTCCCGCAGAAATTAGCCTATGATCCGGCGAAATGA
- a CDS encoding ABC transporter permease, whose translation MNFIQYLLKIGVASWLAAIGIWQLASLTFGKPDFLPGPLDVVHGLMELLADGSWLNFVLVSLRRVLAGWLLGSLWGAPIGLLIGHVKIFRQLIDPYLNFFRFIPSIAFITLFVLWFGIGEESKLILIMYGTSFIVMLNTASGVLALDEEKIRAARSLGASETQIFFHVVIPATIPYIFTGVRLAMGNSFMAIVGAEMIAANEGIGYLIWTSRLYFKTDWVFIGLISLGLMGFFTDKLIRVISAQALGRYGITTENRFGGK comes from the coding sequence ATGAATTTCATACAATATTTACTCAAAATCGGTGTTGCGTCCTGGCTGGCTGCAATCGGTATCTGGCAGCTTGCTTCGCTTACATTTGGCAAGCCTGATTTTCTGCCTGGTCCTCTGGACGTTGTGCACGGATTAATGGAATTACTTGCCGATGGCTCCTGGTTAAACTTCGTTCTTGTTAGTTTGCGCCGGGTTTTAGCCGGATGGCTGCTAGGAAGCTTATGGGGAGCGCCTATTGGTTTACTCATAGGCCATGTTAAGATTTTTCGCCAGTTGATTGATCCATATCTTAACTTTTTCCGTTTTATTCCCTCAATTGCCTTCATTACTTTATTTGTTTTGTGGTTTGGCATCGGCGAGGAATCGAAACTGATCCTTATCATGTACGGTACATCGTTTATTGTCATGCTAAATACGGCATCAGGTGTGCTGGCCCTGGATGAAGAAAAAATCAGGGCTGCCAGAAGCCTTGGGGCTTCGGAGACTCAAATTTTCTTCCATGTTGTTATTCCGGCTACAATTCCTTATATCTTCACCGGTGTAAGGCTGGCCATGGGAAACTCTTTTATGGCAATTGTGGGCGCGGAAATGATTGCGGCCAACGAAGGCATCGGTTACCTGATCTGGACGTCACGGCTCTATTTTAAAACCGACTGGGTATTTATCGGCTTGATATCCCTGGGGCTGATGGGGTTCTTTACCGATAAGCTTATCCGGGTCATTAGCGCCCAAGCTTTGGGAAGATACGGCATCACAACTGAAAATCGTTTTGGCGGCAAGTGA
- a CDS encoding ABC transporter ATP-binding protein encodes MLTGQHQVNCILIENLAKTFATAGPNTHNVLKDINLRINGGEFFVLLGPSGCGKSTLLNVIAGFFDKTAGSLLLNNQPICEPGRERAVVFQHPDASLFPWLNVRENIEFGLRMKKVNPGKRQEISNKFIKLVGLAGHENKFPRELSGGMKQRVQLARVLANDPAILLMDEPFGALDAMTRRSMQQELVRIWIQAKKTIVFVTHDIQEAILLGQRIGIMSKSPDATIYKIHEVKLPYPRDITAREFNDLYKKIAANFFEEISVCENQEKLVV; translated from the coding sequence ATGTTAACTGGTCAACATCAGGTCAACTGCATTTTGATTGAGAATCTGGCTAAAACATTTGCAACGGCCGGACCGAATACTCATAACGTGCTCAAGGATATCAACCTGCGGATAAATGGCGGAGAATTCTTTGTGCTGTTGGGACCAAGCGGTTGCGGCAAGTCCACGTTACTAAATGTTATCGCTGGTTTTTTTGATAAGACAGCCGGTAGCCTGTTGCTCAACAACCAGCCTATTTGTGAGCCCGGACGGGAAAGGGCCGTGGTGTTTCAACACCCTGATGCATCTTTGTTCCCCTGGCTTAATGTCAGAGAGAATATTGAATTTGGTTTGCGCATGAAGAAGGTAAATCCAGGTAAGCGGCAGGAGATCTCAAATAAATTCATCAAGCTGGTCGGGCTGGCAGGGCATGAAAATAAATTTCCCCGCGAACTCTCCGGCGGGATGAAGCAAAGGGTCCAATTGGCCAGAGTACTGGCTAATGACCCGGCCATATTACTGATGGATGAGCCCTTCGGCGCCCTGGATGCCATGACCAGGCGCAGTATGCAGCAGGAGTTGGTGCGTATCTGGATCCAGGCCAAAAAAACCATAGTTTTTGTCACTCATGATATCCAGGAAGCAATACTGCTTGGTCAGCGAATTGGCATTATGTCCAAGTCCCCGGATGCCACAATTTATAAAATTCATGAAGTAAAACTTCCTTATCCCAGAGACATAACCGCCAGGGAGTTCAATGATCTTTATAAGAAAATTGCAGCCAACTTTTTCGAAGAAATATCAGTATGTGAGAATCAAGAAAAGTTAGTTGTTTAA
- a CDS encoding nitrogenase component 1, whose protein sequence is MGHPIESSRNHCVLAGALQTVQAVKGIVPIVHSTAGCGIQQYLGGSRVGGWNGAGYTGGVATPSSNIMEKQVIFGGSSRLREQIKNTVKIVKADLYVVLSGCATELVGDDIPAMTKEAQEQGLPVIHVSTPGFKGDVHTGYEVTVKRIIEQLPKLAQVPAEENFRFVNILGIIPGQDVFWQGHLWELQNILAEVGLTANTLFGFGQSIKTWQQVPQAELNLIFSPWGTGIADYLENKFGTPFLAFDSLPVGVDDTSVVLQVLREKLNLDDRKLAKVQQREEQRLAHYLERITDAYFEYDLQKEFALAGEAGLALGLARFLSKSFGLIPKVVIITDNPPQSCQERLSEEIKQLVRGSKTEVFFNEDRGRINDIIRRNDVELILGSVLEQEIAAELNVPVLQVSFPITDTAVLSKSYIGFNGAITLVEDLTGRILSWQSRLNHGLRDKVG, encoded by the coding sequence ATGGGCCACCCAATTGAGAGTTCGCGCAATCATTGTGTACTTGCCGGCGCACTTCAGACTGTTCAGGCGGTAAAGGGGATCGTACCTATTGTTCATTCTACCGCCGGCTGCGGAATTCAGCAATATCTTGGCGGGAGCAGGGTTGGCGGTTGGAACGGTGCCGGCTATACCGGCGGGGTAGCAACACCGTCTTCCAACATTATGGAAAAACAGGTCATTTTTGGGGGTTCATCCCGGTTGCGGGAACAAATTAAGAATACGGTGAAGATTGTTAAGGCTGATTTGTACGTGGTTTTGTCAGGGTGCGCCACCGAACTTGTCGGTGACGATATTCCGGCAATGACCAAAGAAGCCCAGGAGCAGGGGTTGCCGGTAATTCATGTTTCAACCCCGGGTTTTAAGGGGGATGTCCACACCGGCTATGAAGTAACGGTAAAAAGAATTATTGAACAGTTGCCTAAATTGGCCCAAGTGCCGGCAGAAGAAAATTTTCGATTTGTCAATATTCTGGGAATCATTCCCGGGCAGGACGTTTTTTGGCAAGGCCATCTTTGGGAATTGCAAAATATACTAGCCGAAGTAGGTTTGACGGCCAATACTCTTTTTGGTTTTGGTCAAAGCATCAAAACCTGGCAGCAAGTTCCCCAGGCAGAGCTTAATCTGATATTTTCTCCCTGGGGTACAGGAATTGCCGATTATTTGGAAAACAAATTCGGTACCCCGTTTCTGGCGTTTGACAGTCTGCCGGTAGGGGTTGACGATACCAGTGTGGTTCTTCAGGTGCTGAGGGAAAAGTTGAATTTAGATGACCGCAAGTTGGCAAAAGTGCAACAACGGGAAGAACAGCGTCTGGCCCATTACCTGGAGAGAATTACTGACGCTTATTTTGAATACGACTTGCAAAAAGAGTTTGCGCTGGCCGGGGAGGCCGGGTTGGCCCTTGGCCTGGCCAGGTTTTTAAGCAAATCCTTTGGGCTGATTCCCAAAGTAGTGATCATAACGGATAACCCGCCCCAGTCCTGTCAAGAGCGTTTAAGCGAAGAGATAAAGCAACTGGTTCGGGGCTCTAAAACAGAAGTTTTCTTTAATGAAGACCGGGGCCGGATTAATGACATCATCCGCAGAAATGACGTCGAGTTGATTTTGGGAAGCGTCCTGGAACAAGAGATAGCGGCAGAATTAAATGTTCCGGTACTGCAAGTTTCGTTTCCTATTACCGATACAGCCGTTTTGAGCAAAAGTTATATTGGTTTTAATGGTGCAATTACTTTAGTGGAAGACTTAACCGGTCGGATATTGTCCTGGCAAAGCCGGCTTAATCACGGGCTAAGAGACAAGGTCGGCTAA
- a CDS encoding nitrogenase component 1 encodes MKPNSLQGKTVSVREKRLNTLSAYFGEAGLLLQELKKEDMKQRVRTFSQTAVDDVVSVLRLLSGINNVVAIVHGPRGCSASQLYFETSGEFKNRWALTNLNERDTIMGGEASLREAIITLNRRYQPQIIFVIATPVVAINNDDIFSVVAELRAELGLIIVPVYSDGFKSKTGITGYDTALHALIKYLPFKQGCERGNFINLLSITERCQDIREIERMINGLGLEANILPRTADIQNFTKAPRAKVSISINSDYSHYLGQILEENYGVQFLQPAPPIGIKGTYHWLAALGKAVGLEREADELNVAGMSQLGPSMGMCDFTNVKAYINLPTSTACGMASLVEELGAEVVGLTVHHIDKLHQLKLAEVADKNPALQVHVAQGQPFEQANILERLKPDVYIGNAENAVWAAKLGIAAIAVDNLSILGYQGVAEVSHRLKKALFNKSFVQKLKKNSASLYQQGWYHKSPNWYIKLEVK; translated from the coding sequence ATGAAGCCAAATTCATTGCAGGGAAAAACCGTCTCCGTCAGGGAAAAAAGGCTGAATACGCTAAGCGCCTACTTTGGCGAAGCCGGCTTACTGTTGCAGGAGCTTAAGAAGGAGGATATGAAACAGCGGGTCAGAACCTTCTCCCAGACTGCGGTTGATGATGTTGTCAGTGTCTTGCGCCTGCTTAGCGGGATCAATAATGTTGTCGCCATTGTCCACGGACCCAGGGGGTGTAGCGCCAGCCAACTGTATTTCGAAACTTCCGGTGAGTTTAAAAACCGGTGGGCGTTAACCAATCTGAATGAACGGGACACAATTATGGGGGGCGAAGCCAGCTTGCGGGAAGCCATAATCACGCTCAACCGCCGGTATCAACCCCAGATAATTTTCGTTATTGCCACTCCGGTTGTGGCGATTAACAATGATGATATTTTTTCTGTTGTTGCAGAGTTGCGGGCGGAACTGGGGCTCATCATTGTACCCGTTTATTCTGACGGTTTCAAATCCAAAACCGGCATTACAGGTTATGATACCGCCCTGCATGCTTTGATTAAATACCTGCCATTTAAGCAGGGCTGTGAACGAGGCAATTTTATTAACTTACTTTCAATAACGGAAAGATGCCAGGATATCAGAGAAATCGAAAGAATGATCAATGGCCTGGGGCTTGAAGCTAACATCCTGCCCCGCACTGCTGATATCCAAAATTTCACTAAGGCTCCCCGGGCCAAAGTCTCGATCAGTATTAATTCCGATTATAGTCATTATTTAGGGCAAATACTTGAGGAAAATTACGGGGTACAGTTTTTGCAGCCGGCGCCGCCTATTGGGATAAAGGGAACATACCACTGGCTTGCTGCTCTGGGTAAGGCTGTAGGGCTGGAACGGGAAGCGGATGAGTTGAATGTGGCGGGGATGAGTCAGCTCGGGCCTTCGATGGGGATGTGTGATTTTACAAATGTAAAGGCTTATATTAACCTGCCGACCTCAACTGCTTGCGGTATGGCAAGTTTGGTGGAAGAATTGGGAGCGGAAGTGGTAGGTTTAACCGTTCATCATATCGATAAATTGCATCAGCTTAAACTAGCCGAAGTGGCAGATAAAAATCCGGCTCTGCAAGTACACGTGGCTCAAGGTCAGCCTTTTGAACAGGCTAATATTCTCGAACGGCTAAAACCGGACGTCTATATTGGCAATGCGGAAAATGCGGTTTGGGCGGCTAAGCTCGGTATTGCGGCAATAGCGGTGGATAATTTATCAATATTGGGATATCAGGGAGTAGCTGAAGTTAGTCACCGGTTGAAAAAAGCACTTTTCAACAAGTCTTTTGTCCAGAAGCTAAAGAAAAATTCGGCATCGCTCTACCAACAGGGGTGGTATCATAAAAGTCCCAACTGGTACATCAAGCTGGAGGTAAAATAG
- a CDS encoding nucleotide-binding protein, protein MGEKNPKRIAIYGKGGIGKSTTTSNISAALAETGYRVIQIGCDPKSDSTNTLRGGKYLPTVLDSIRDETKVRLEDISAVGFKGVLCIEAGGPVPGVGCAGRGINAAVELLQELKLFEEFKPDFVLYDVLGDVVCGGFAVPIREGITDEVFVVSSSDFMALYAANNLFKAINKYASFDGALLGGIIANGLSAVYSQGIVDDFANRTGAKVAGYVPRSLIVSQSELYGQTVIEASPESEHARIYRQLAHYIVENDETVIPKPLGVTELRNWARDWGDRIFEMEAGVVRQEAAI, encoded by the coding sequence ATGGGGGAAAAGAACCCAAAACGGATTGCCATTTACGGCAAGGGCGGCATAGGCAAGTCTACAACCACTTCAAATATAAGCGCGGCCCTGGCGGAAACCGGTTACCGGGTGATTCAGATCGGCTGCGATCCCAAAAGTGATTCGACCAATACTTTACGCGGCGGCAAATATTTGCCGACAGTTTTAGATAGTATTAGAGATGAAACCAAAGTCAGGCTGGAAGATATTTCGGCAGTCGGTTTTAAAGGGGTGTTGTGCATCGAAGCCGGCGGGCCGGTTCCCGGTGTAGGCTGCGCGGGACGGGGAATTAACGCGGCGGTGGAATTGCTGCAGGAACTGAAATTATTTGAGGAATTCAAACCCGACTTCGTTTTATATGACGTGCTGGGCGATGTAGTGTGCGGCGGCTTTGCCGTACCCATCCGGGAAGGTATTACCGATGAAGTGTTTGTAGTCAGTTCATCTGATTTTATGGCGTTGTATGCTGCCAATAATCTGTTTAAGGCTATCAATAAATATGCGTCGTTCGACGGAGCTCTACTGGGAGGGATAATCGCCAACGGCTTGTCGGCCGTGTATTCCCAGGGTATTGTTGATGATTTTGCCAACCGGACCGGCGCTAAAGTGGCCGGATATGTGCCGCGCTCCCTTATTGTTTCTCAAAGTGAGCTGTATGGGCAGACAGTTATTGAAGCTTCGCCCGAATCGGAGCATGCCCGGATATACAGACAGTTGGCGCACTATATTGTGGAAAATGATGAGACCGTCATACCTAAACCGCTGGGTGTCACTGAATTAAGAAATTGGGCAAGGGATTGGGGCGACAGGATATTTGAGATGGAAGCAGGCGTCGTTAGACAGGAAGCGGCAATTTAG
- a CDS encoding NifB/NifX family molybdenum-iron cluster-binding protein, translating into MSKVAVATTDGISINEHFGKAKEFWIYEVDESAYTFLERRENGPHCTQDATGHTAGATAELLADVEVVLVIQIGPRAERELRRQGVIALPVTGSIDKALKAYGKRGKFIKNSILKTAVDCRSSEGNNGSCGCSQGCK; encoded by the coding sequence ATGTCTAAAGTTGCTGTCGCCACTACCGACGGAATATCAATCAATGAACATTTTGGCAAAGCAAAAGAATTCTGGATTTATGAAGTTGATGAAAGCGCGTACACGTTTTTGGAACGCCGGGAAAACGGTCCCCATTGCACCCAGGATGCCACCGGGCACACTGCCGGTGCTACAGCTGAATTGCTGGCTGACGTCGAAGTAGTGCTGGTGATTCAAATTGGCCCCAGGGCGGAGAGAGAATTACGAAGGCAGGGGGTTATTGCTTTACCTGTGACCGGTTCCATTGATAAAGCATTAAAGGCTTATGGGAAAAGAGGCAAATTCATAAAGAACAGCATTCTTAAGACAGCTGTGGATTGTCGGTCATCAGAAGGCAATAACGGCTCCTGCGGATGCTCGCAAGGGTGCAAGTAA
- a CDS encoding nitrogenase component 1: MALAKEDEPQLFPEIVEAPRYSCAMGGAYAAALATFGSVPILHSGGGCGFAQNFGQSFASGLNSPGPVGGASTPCSTLVEEHVIFGGEDKLRKLIDSTIKLMPGDLYTVISACVPALIGDDVDAVISEFRDRAPLIHVKTSGFAGNSYKGYELYFDAVIDQLLKEQPVKKKTVNILGVVPTQNIFWKGDLRNLKQLLEKVGIEANIIFGDLNGLEALNRIPAAELNLVFSLWGINPAKKLAERFGTPYHIFPSLPIGPKDTTKFLQVLGDKFKISPDVIDRVVNGEERDAYRFTEYVGNILVVAIPHAYYAVVADSSTAIAVTKYATNELGFNPEIVIVTDDPPQEYREGIIRDLTEDLESVLKPKVVFEIDSHKIRLLLRNYTVQIVFASSMERYIAEKELGGALFLSVGFPAYDRLIVDRSYVGYRGGLNLMEDLMVKYGGPL; encoded by the coding sequence ATGGCGTTGGCAAAAGAAGATGAGCCGCAATTATTTCCTGAGATTGTTGAGGCTCCGAGATATTCCTGCGCCATGGGCGGAGCCTATGCGGCAGCCTTGGCCACTTTTGGCTCTGTTCCTATCCTGCATTCCGGGGGCGGTTGCGGCTTTGCCCAAAATTTTGGCCAGAGTTTTGCTTCCGGGCTTAACAGCCCCGGTCCGGTTGGCGGCGCCAGCACGCCATGCTCCACATTAGTTGAGGAACATGTTATCTTCGGCGGCGAGGACAAATTAAGAAAACTGATTGACAGTACGATTAAGCTGATGCCTGGCGATTTATATACGGTAATCTCGGCTTGCGTACCTGCTTTGATCGGTGACGATGTAGACGCGGTAATATCGGAATTTCGTGACCGTGCACCTCTTATCCATGTCAAAACGTCAGGTTTCGCCGGGAATTCATATAAGGGGTATGAACTCTATTTTGACGCCGTTATTGATCAACTGCTAAAAGAACAGCCGGTCAAAAAGAAAACGGTAAATATTTTGGGAGTCGTCCCCACACAGAATATTTTCTGGAAAGGGGATCTTCGCAATCTTAAACAACTGCTGGAAAAAGTCGGCATTGAGGCGAACATTATATTTGGTGATTTAAACGGCTTGGAAGCCTTAAACAGGATTCCCGCCGCTGAATTAAATCTGGTATTTTCCTTGTGGGGTATCAACCCGGCTAAAAAGCTCGCAGAGCGCTTTGGCACTCCCTATCACATTTTTCCCTCTTTACCGATTGGGCCCAAAGATACGACTAAATTCCTGCAAGTACTTGGCGATAAATTTAAAATATCCCCGGATGTCATTGACAGAGTGGTGAACGGGGAGGAAAGGGACGCTTACCGTTTTACGGAGTATGTAGGGAATATATTGGTTGTCGCCATACCCCACGCGTACTATGCAGTGGTAGCCGACAGCAGCACGGCGATAGCGGTTACAAAATATGCCACCAATGAACTTGGGTTTAATCCTGAAATTGTGATTGTCACCGACGATCCGCCGCAAGAATATCGGGAAGGAATTATCCGGGATTTAACCGAGGATTTGGAAAGTGTATTGAAACCCAAAGTCGTTTTTGAAATCGATTCCCATAAAATCAGACTGCTGCTCCGTAATTATACCGTTCAGATCGTGTTCGCCAGCTCTATGGAAAGGTATATCGCGGAGAAGGAACTTGGCGGCGCCTTATTCCTCAGTGTGGGTTTTCCGGCTTACGACCGGCTTATTGTAGATCGCAGTTATGTCGGCTATCGGGGCGGATTGAACCTGATGGAGGATCTTATGGTTAAATACGGCGGACCGCTATAA
- a CDS encoding nitrogenase component 1 produces the protein MINLKENTCPTREQRGNGINAFFGKASELIKEVKDGAVPNRERSFQQSSGCLLNFYLTQRVMTIRDSVMIVHAPVGCSVVGLGYREIFRKVPTSLGRPENYDFHWLTTNLNEKDVIYGAGDKLKYAIQEAQARYNPKAIFVLASCTTGIIGEDIAGIVDEVQPEIDARIVAIHCEGIRSKLIQTGYDAFWHGILKYLVKKPAKKQKDLVNVASMLSYTWQDRIEITRLLGKIGLRPNFVPEFSTVEQFEILSEAAVTAPICSSFTDYLSRGLEQEYGVPYFLYPSPIGIEHTDEWLRAIAYYTGKEKEVEKLIVEEHDEWLPKLEVIQKEFDKIGKGQDINVLGSLGQGRMLTQVPFFNELGVKTPAAICLDFDNLVVDETEKLIEEVGDFDVLVNTFQAAEVAHHTRRYDPDIALTCPFQGSAYKRDRGATRIHSARGDARPWSAQAGYKGAIAAGNFLLQSTKNRSFQKTMLEKTPDVYNEWWYQQPDPLYFANGEAK, from the coding sequence ATGATCAATCTAAAAGAGAATACCTGCCCCACCAGGGAACAACGCGGTAATGGCATTAACGCGTTTTTCGGCAAAGCCAGTGAGCTCATTAAAGAGGTAAAGGATGGGGCGGTACCAAACCGGGAACGTTCCTTTCAACAGTCGTCGGGTTGTCTTTTAAACTTCTATCTAACCCAGCGTGTTATGACAATTCGTGATTCGGTGATGATTGTCCATGCGCCGGTGGGCTGCTCTGTGGTTGGTTTGGGATATCGGGAAATATTCCGCAAGGTTCCGACCTCTTTGGGGCGCCCGGAAAACTATGATTTTCATTGGCTGACTACCAACCTGAACGAAAAAGATGTTATTTACGGAGCCGGCGACAAATTGAAATACGCCATCCAGGAGGCGCAAGCGAGATATAACCCCAAAGCAATATTTGTTTTGGCATCCTGCACCACCGGCATTATCGGGGAAGACATCGCGGGAATTGTGGACGAGGTTCAGCCGGAGATAGATGCAAGAATAGTTGCCATCCACTGCGAAGGAATTCGCTCCAAGCTTATACAAACCGGCTATGATGCTTTTTGGCACGGTATACTCAAATACCTGGTGAAAAAGCCTGCCAAGAAGCAAAAAGATCTTGTCAATGTGGCCAGTATGTTATCTTATACCTGGCAGGACCGGATAGAAATTACCCGGTTGCTGGGGAAAATAGGATTACGGCCCAACTTTGTTCCTGAATTTTCCACAGTTGAGCAGTTTGAAATACTGTCGGAGGCGGCTGTTACCGCTCCTATCTGCTCCTCATTTACCGATTACCTGTCGCGGGGTCTCGAACAGGAGTACGGTGTACCTTACTTCTTATATCCTTCGCCTATCGGCATAGAACATACGGATGAGTGGCTGCGGGCCATCGCTTACTATACCGGTAAAGAAAAAGAAGTGGAAAAATTAATCGTGGAAGAACACGATGAGTGGCTGCCCAAACTGGAGGTCATACAGAAGGAATTTGACAAAATTGGCAAAGGCCAAGATATTAACGTTCTTGGCTCTTTGGGACAGGGAAGAATGCTTACCCAAGTTCCGTTTTTCAATGAATTAGGGGTAAAAACGCCGGCTGCCATTTGTCTTGATTTTGATAACCTGGTAGTGGATGAAACGGAAAAACTGATCGAAGAGGTCGGGGATTTTGACGTTTTGGTCAATACTTTCCAGGCGGCGGAAGTGGCCCATCACACCAGAAGATATGATCCGGACATCGCGTTGACCTGCCCCTTCCAGGGAAGCGCCTATAAACGCGACCGAGGAGCAACCAGAATCCACTCTGCCCGGGGAGATGCCCGTCCCTGGAGCGCGCAGGCCGGATACAAAGGAGCAATAGCTGCCGGCAACTTCCTGCTGCAGTCCACAAAAAACCGCTCGTTCCAAAAGACGATGCTGGAAAAGACACCGGATGTATACAACGAGTGGTGGTATCAACAGCCTGATCCGCTTTATTTTGCAAACGGGGAGGCAAAATAA
- a CDS encoding MarR family winged helix-turn-helix transcriptional regulator translates to MQVLHEFNLLQNIFEDVFSMHFARYGLSWPKYKVLINLYMSGDYGLIQSELSAKLLVSRANITSLIERLEKEDLVIRRNDSADKRVFRVYLSNRAVALMHAFLPIHNDFVHKAMSSLSTSEKKELIFLLKKLNTGLD, encoded by the coding sequence ATGCAGGTGCTCCATGAATTTAATTTGCTTCAAAATATTTTTGAAGATGTTTTTTCTATGCATTTTGCGCGTTATGGCCTGTCGTGGCCGAAGTATAAGGTTTTAATTAATCTCTATATGTCGGGTGACTATGGATTGATTCAGTCGGAATTAAGCGCGAAGCTGCTTGTCTCCAGGGCAAATATAACCAGCTTGATAGAGCGGTTGGAAAAAGAAGATCTGGTAATTCGCAGAAACGATTCCGCCGATAAACGAGTGTTTCGAGTTTACCTCAGCAACAGGGCTGTTGCACTTATGCATGCATTTCTTCCCATACATAATGATTTTGTGCATAAAGCCATGTCATCGCTTAGTACATCGGAAAAAAAAGAATTGATTTTTCTGTTAAAAAAACTAAATACGGGATTGGATTGA